Proteins encoded in a region of the Rutidosis leptorrhynchoides isolate AG116_Rl617_1_P2 chromosome 9, CSIRO_AGI_Rlap_v1, whole genome shotgun sequence genome:
- the LOC139869155 gene encoding uncharacterized protein yields MSSSSTYVSSGNPCLDYFFHIVVPDTKVRTLIQFLSKSWEHDPLTTLKILLCNLRHGRLRVKPKYSAALWLQLYHPKTLACNVASMPDQFGYAKHLPKILYKLPDIFRRRSAGVRRKRRRSKRPLRLLPPILEDDSGGVPLPIMEEDGAALLPHEIISCLEDGGDDRAELHWKRMVDDMAKKGKLNNCLAICDVSDTMFGEPMNVCMALGLLVSELSKEPWKGIVITFSKNPKLHMVEGDDLKSKTGFIKRMDWGWGGGKINFRKVFDLILDVATKADLHNEDMVKRVFVFTDMEFDHALKKPWEDDYEVIKREFNENGYGGSIPEIVFWNLRDYSRASTPVVRKKTDGVVLVNGFSNKLMKLFMEDGGSMNPERVMESAISGEEYQKLVVVD; encoded by the coding sequence ATGTCGTCATCCTCTACATATGTATCCAGTGGTAACCCTTGTCTCGATTACTTCTTCCACATCGTCGTCCCCGATACAAAAGTTAGAACTCTGATTCAATTCCTGTCAAAGTCATGGGAACATGACCCTTTAACAACGTTAAAAATATTATTATGCAACCTACGACATGGGCGGCTGCGAGTTAAGCCTAAATATTCAGCCGCTTTATGGCTTCAGTTATATCATCCTAAAACATTAGCATGTAATGTGGCTTCCATGCCTGATCAATTTGGCTACGCTAAGCACTTGCCAAAAATATTGTATAAACTTCCAGATATTTTTCGAAGAAGATCTGCAGGCGTCAGAAGAAAAAGACGGCGTTCAAAACGGCCATTGCGATTGCTTCCGCCAATTTTGGAAGACGACAGTGGTGGAGTGCCTCTTCCAATTATGGAAGAAGACGGTGCAGCATTGCTTCCACACGAGATCATATCATGTTTGGAGGACGGTGGTGATGATCGAGCTGAGCTTCATTGGAAAAGAATGGTGGATGACATGGCAAAGAAAGGGAAGTTAAACAATTGCTTAGCAATTTGTGATGTTTCGGACACCATGTTTGGGGAACCAATGAATGTATGTATGGCTTTAGGACTTCTAGTTTCGGAACTAAGCAAGGAGCCATGGAAAGGGATAGTGATTACGTTTAGTAAAAACCCCAAGTTGCATATGGTGGAAGGAGATGATTTAAAATCGAAGACCGGATTCATTAAAAGAATGGATTGGGGATGGGGTGGTGGGAAAATTAATTTTCGAAAGGTGTTTGATTTGATACTTGATGTGGCAACTAAGGCGGATTTGCACAATGAGGATATGGTAAAGAGGGTGTTTGTATTCACCGATATGGAATTCGATCATGCTTTAAAGAAACCATGGGAGGATGATTATGAAGTGATTAAGAGAGAGTTTAATGAGAACGGGTATGGAGGATCGATACCGGAGATTGTTTTTTGGAATTTGAGAGATTATTCTCGAGCGAGTACTCCGGTTGTGAGGAAGAAGACGGATGGGGTAGTGCTTGTTAACGGATTTTCAAACAAGTTGATGAAGTTGTTCATGGAAGACGGAGGAAGTATGAACCCTGAACGCGTAATGGAGAGTGCCATTTCCGGCGAGGAGTACCAGAAATTGGTGGTGGTAGATTAA
- the LOC139866582 gene encoding probable pre-mRNA-splicing factor ATP-dependent RNA helicase DEAH5: protein MVSQTVEQSLKEIDFRSLVYKVRTELKSHLGFNDEQNLVLAKFIISIGRKCETVDEFDSKLKQNGAEMPDYVVRTLLTIIHAIRPPKSKSKSIRCSSKDSRDRVKTLEKEIELEAKQKKIIRNDNKYDDDKGTHGGKGRDRYSDRGRDRDDKYETGERKSYRHKSNEPELYKVYKGRVTKVMDKGSFVQLIDINGNEGLVHVSQMSTRKIANAKDVVKRNQEVFVKVISISGQKLSLSMKDVDQNTGRDLLPLKNESADDNVDDVRMITSRRTGLSGISLTEEDVGAGVRSSRLMKRMSSPERWEAKQLLASGVLSVKEYLMFDEETNEGMMYQEEEGGDEDLEVELNEDEPAFLQGQSHYSMDMSPVKIFKNPEGSLSRAAALQSALIKERREVKDQQQRTMLDSIPKDLNRPWEDPMPESGERHLAQELRGVGLSAYDMPEWKKDSYGKTVSFGQRSKLSLQEQRQSLPIYKLKKELVQAVNDNQVLVVIGETGSGKTTQVTQYLAEAGYTTRGKIGCTQPRRVAATSVAKRVAEEFGCRLGEEVGYSIRFEDCTCPETVIKYMTDGMLLREILVDENLSQYSVIMLDEAHERTLHTDVLFGLLKGLVKKRPDLWLIVTSATLDAEKFSAYFFNCNIFTIPGRTFPVEILYTKQPETDYLEAALLTVLQIHVTEPEGDILLFLTGKEEIDHACECLYERMKKLDERLPELIILPAYSAQPSEMQSRIFEPAPFGKRKVVVATNIAEASLTIDGIFYVIDPGFAKQIVYNPKQGLDSLVITPISQASAKQRAGRAGRTGPGRCYRLYTESAFNNEMSPTSIPEIQRINLGLITLNLKAMGINDLLSFDFMDPPSSQTLISALQQLYTLGALDEEGLLTKLGRKMAEFPLDPPLSKMLLASVDLGCSDEILTIIAMITTGNIFYRPREKQAQADQRKAKFFQPEGDHLTLLAVYEAWKAKNFSGPWCKENFVHSGSLRKAQDVRKQLLSIMNKYKLDVAIAGKNFNKIRKAITAGFFSHAARKDPQEGYRTIVENQPVYIHPSSALFQRQPDWVIYHELVMTTKEYMREVTVVDPKWLVELAPRFFKVSDPTNMSKRKRQERIEPLYDRYNEPNSWRLSKRRA from the exons ATGGTTTCTCAAACTGTAGAACAGAGTTTGAAAGAAATCGATTTTCGCTCCCTCGTATATAAAGTTCGTACTGAACTCAAATCCCATCTAGGGTTTAATGATGAACAGAATCTGGTTTTGGCCAAATTCATTATATCCATAGGTCGAAAGTGTGAAACTGTTGATGAATTTGATTCTAAATTGAAACAAAATGGTGCTGAGATGCCTGATTACGTTGTTCGCACTTTGTTAACCATTATCCACGCTATTCGGCCCCCTAAATCGAAATCCAAATCCATTAGATGTTCTAGTAAGGATAGTAGAGATCGTGTGAAGACATTGGAGAAAGAAATTGAATTGGAAGCCAAACAGAAGAAGATTATTAGAAACGACAACAAGTATGACGATGATAAAGGAACTCATGGTGGCAAGGGTAGAGATAGATATAGCGATAGAGGTCGAGATCGAGATGATAAATATGAAACAGGTGAGAGGAAGAGTTATAGACACAAATCCAATGAGCCTGAATTATATAAGGTGTATAAAGGAAGGGTTACTAAAGTAATGGACAAGGGCAGTTTTGTTCAGCTTATTGATATCAATGGAAATGAAGGTTTGGTCCACGTTTCACAAATGTCGACAAGGAAAATAGCAAATGCCAAAGATGTGGTTAAACGGAATCAAGAGGTTTTTGTGAAAGTGATTTCAATATCTGGTCAGAAGTTGTCTCTTTCTATGAAAGATGTTGACCAGAATACTGGGAGGGACTTGTTGCCATTGAAGAACGAAAGTGCTGATGATAATGTTGATGATGTCAGGATGATCACATCCAGGAGGACAGGACTATCGGGAATAAGTCTTACGGAAGAGGATGTTGGGGCGGGGGTTCGTTCAAGTAGACTGATGAAGAGGATGAGTTCACCGGAGAGATGGGAGGCGAAACAGTTACTTGCGTCAGGGGTTTTGAGTGTAAAAGAGTATTTAATGTTTGATGAAGAAACTAATGAAGGAATGATGTATCAAGAAGAAGAAGGTGGTGATGAGGACCTCGAGGTCGAGTTAAACGAAGACGAACCTGCGTTTCTTCAAGGACAGAGTCATTATTCGATGGATATGTCCCCGGTCAAGATATTTAAAAACCCTGAAGGTTCGTTGAGTCGTGCAGCGGCTTTACAGTCTGCACTTATCAAAGAACGAAGAGAAGTTAAGGACCAACAACAGAGAACGATGCTTGATTCGATCCCGAAAGATTTGAATCGACCCTGGGAAGACCCGATGCCTGAGTCGGGTGAGAGACATTTAGCGCAAGAGTTAAGGGGAGTTGGGTTGTCTGCATACGATATGCCCGAATGGAAAAAAGATTCTTATGGTAAAACAGTGAGTTTTGGTCAAAGGTCAAAGCTTTCTTTACAGGAACAGAGACAAAGCTTGCCTATATACAAATTGAAGAAGGAATTGGTTCAAGCTGTGAATGATAACCAGGTTTTGGTTGTTATTGGTGAGACAGGGTCCGGGAAGACAACTCAGGTCACACAGTACTTAGCTGAAGCTGGTTACACCACTCGGGGCAAGATTGGGTGCACACAACCTAGAAGGGTGGCTGCTACGTCTGTAGCTAAACGGGTTGCTGAAGAGTTTGGTTGTCGTCTGGGTGAGGAAGTTGGGTACTCGATTCGTTTCGAGGATTGTACGTGCCCGGAAACGGTTATCAAGTACATGACAGACGGTATGCTACTAAGGGAAATATTGGTTGATGAAAATCTTTCTCAGTATTCAGTGATTATGCTTGATGAAGCTCATGAGAGAACACTGCATACTGATGTACTTTTCGGGTTATTAAAAGGGTTAGTGAAAAAAAGACCCGACCTTTGGTTAATCGTCACTTCGGCTACATTAGATGCTGAAAAGTTTTCTGCTTATTTTTTTAATTGCAATATTTTTACAATACCTGGAAGAACATTTCCAGTTGAGATACTTTACACTAAACAGCCCGAAACCGATTATCTTGAAGCGGCTTTGTTAACTGTACTGCAGATACACGTGACAGAACCCGAGGGGGACATACTTTTGTTTTTGACTGGTAAAGAAGAAATCGATCATGCATGCGAGTGTTTATATGAAAGAATGAAAAAGTTAGATGAACGTCTTCCTGAATTGATTATATTACCGGCTTATAGTGCGCAACCTAGTGAAATGCAATCAAGGATATTCGAACCTGCTCCATTTGGGAAACGAAAGGTGGTTGTGGCTACTAATATTGCTGAAGCTTCTTTAACAATCGATGGGATTTTTTATGTGATTGATCCGGGTTTCGCTAAGCAAATTGTATATAACCCAAAACAAGGTCTAGATTCGCTTGTGATTACTCCAATATCGCAAGCATCAGCTAAGCAACGGGCTGGGCGTGCAGGACGAACAGGGCCGGGAAGGTGTTATAGACTGTACACTGAAAGTGCGTTTAATAATGAAATGTCGCCTACATCAATTCCAGAAATACAAAGGATAAATCTTGGATTAATAACATTGAATTTGAAAGCAATGGGGATAAATGATCTGCTGTCTTTTGATTTTATGGACCCGCCTTCTTCTCAAACCCTAATTTCTGCTCTGCAACAGCTGTACACACTGGGAGCTCTTGATGAAGAAGGTCTTTTAACAAAACTGGGTAGGAAAATGGCTGAATTTCCTCTTGACCCGCCATTGTCTAAGATGTTGCTTGCGAGTGTTGATTTGGGTTGTAGTGATGAGATATTGACCATAATTGCAATGATTACAACTGGGAATATCTTTTATAGACCTAGGGAAAAACAAGCACAAGCAGATCAAAGAAAAGCAAAGTTTTTTCAACCTGAAGGAGATCATTTAACTTTGCTTGCTGTTTACGAGGCTTGGAAAGCAAAGAACTTTTCAGGGCCATGGTGCAAAGAGAATTTCGTTCACTCAGGTTCGCTCAGGAAAGCACAAGATGTCAGAAAGCAACTTTTATCCATTATGAACAA GTACAAATTGGATGTTGCGATTGCCGGGAAGAACTTTAACAAGATACGGAAGGCAATTACAGCTGGGTTTTTCTCTCATGCTGCGCGCAAGGACCCACAAGAGGGATACCGTACGATAGTTGAGAACCAACCGGTTTACATACATCCAAGTAGTGCTCTGTTCCAGAGGCAACCGGATTGGGTTATCTACCACGAGCTAGTGATGACAACAAAAGAATACATGCGTGAGGTGACGGTTGTAGATCCAAAATGGCTTGTGGAATTGGCACCTAGGTTCTTTAAGGTGTCTGATCCAACAAATATGTCTAAGCGTAAAAGACAAGAGCGGATTGAGCCTCTATATGATAGGTATAACGAACCCAATTCGTGGCGATTGAGCAAGCGACGGGCATGA
- the LOC139866592 gene encoding glycerol-3-phosphate dehydrogenase [NAD(+)] 2, chloroplastic-like produces the protein MASLFEPPLSTSSFFTNNSSSSSTSSSHFNQHRANFVPTPKPAHSLRLHHTHNTSTVCFAAINPPPPPPDQPSPDVNVSLEVASTTRDRQKIVRVAWEKLVRWSRSWRSKVKTDVLERTNKVVVLGGGSFGTAMASHVASRKAQMEVNMLVRDHQICQSINEKHCNSKYFPDHKLPENVIATTDAKTALTGADFCLHAVPVQFSSSFLDGVAKYVEPGLPFISLSKGLELNTLRMMSQIIPQTLKNSRQPFVALSGPSFALELMNNLPTAMVVASKDKKLANAVQQLLASRNLRISTTSDVTGVEIAGALKNVLAIAAGIVEGLDLGNNSMAALVAQGCSEIRWLSTKMGAKSTTISGLSGTGDIMLTCFVSLSRNRTVGVRLGSGETLDDILCSMNQVAEGVSTAGAVIALAQKYNVKMPVLTAVARIIDNELTPQKAVYELMNLPQVEEV, from the exons ATGGCGTCTCTCTTCGAACCGCCATTATCAACCTCATCCTTCTTCACCAACAattcgtcatcatcatcaacatcatcttcaCATTTCAACCAACATCGTGCTAATTTCGTTCCGACACCAAAACCTGCACACTCACTCCGTCTACACCACACACACAACACCTCTACTGTGTGTTTTGCAGCAATTAATCCACCACCGCCTCCGCCGGATCAGCCTTCGCCGGACGTAAACGTGTCACTTGAAGTCGCTAGCACCACCAGAGACCGACAGAAAATTGTTAGAGTCGCGTGGGAGAAGCTCGTCCGGTGGTCACGGTCCTGGCGGTCAAAAGTCAAAACGGACGTTCTAGAACGTACAAATAAA GTGGTGGTTCTAGGAGGTGGATCTTTTGGAACAGCTATGGCTTCCCATGTTGCAAGTAGAAAGGCACAAATGGAAGTAAATATGCTTGTACGAGATCATCAAATTTGTCAATCTATTAACGAGAAGCATTGTAATAG TAAATATTTTCCCGATCATAAGCTACCTGAAAATGTCATTGCAACTACAGATGCAAAAACCGCTTTGACCGGTGCTGACTTTTGCCTTCATGCTGTTCCAGTACAG TTCAGTTCTTCCTTTTTGGATGGTGTGGCCAAGTATGTAGAACCTGGGCTTCCTTTCATATCCCTTAGCAAAGGATTAGAACTAAACACGTTGAGGATGATGTCTCAGATAATTCCACAAACACTAAAAAACTCCAGACAGCCATTTGTTGCACTTTCCGGGCCTTCATTTGCTCTCGAGTTGATGAACAACTTGCCTACAG CAATGGTGGTTGCGTCAAAGGACAAGAAGTTAGCAAACGCAGTCCAGCAACTCCTAGCTTCTAGAAACTTGAGAATCAGCACAACAAG TGATGTTACAGGGGTGGAGATTGCTGGTGCTTTAAAGAATGTACTTGCGATAGCAGCAGGGATTGTGGAGGGTTTGGATCTTGGTAATAATTCCATGGCAGCCCTTGTTGCTCAGGGATGTTCTGAAATACGATGGTTATCAACAAAG ATGGGGGCCAAGTCTACAACAATCTCCGGGTTATCAGGAACAGGGGACATAATGCTTACGTGCTTTGTTAGCCTCTCAAGAAATAGAACCGTTGGAGTTCGTTTAGGTTCTGGAGAAACACTTGACGATATACTCTGCTCCATGAACCAG GTGGCTGAAGGTGTATCAACTGCCGGAGCTGTGATTGCATTGGCTCAAAAATACAATGTTAAAATGCCAGTTCTAACAGCTGTGGCACGAATAATAGACAATGAGCTGACCCCACAAAAGGCTGTGTACGAGTTAATGAATCTCCCACAG GTCGAAGAAGTGTAA